A genomic segment from Pseudomonadota bacterium encodes:
- a CDS encoding amphi-Trp domain-containing protein, with protein MTAKKERDVEKTYSMPQFVAKLRRLANALESGEKFEIRIAGERIYVPVRARFNIEHEREGTEEEIEFQIKWSNR; from the coding sequence ATGACGGCAAAAAAAGAAAGGGATGTCGAGAAGACCTATTCAATGCCGCAATTCGTGGCAAAACTGAGGCGCCTGGCGAACGCTTTGGAGAGCGGGGAAAAGTTTGAAATCCGGATCGCCGGGGAACGGATCTATGTTCCGGTCCGGGCCAGATTCAATATTGAACACGAAAGGGAAGGGACGGAAGAAGAGATCGAATTTCAGATCAAATGGTCAAACCGGTAA